Below is a genomic region from Gemmatimonadota bacterium.
TGGCGCTGATCTTCTTCTCGTGGATCAGGATGTAGGGATCGTCCAGGCTGCATTCCATCCGCTCGGAGTCCGTCACGAAATAGGGGGAAATGTACCCCTTGTCGAACTGCATGCCCTCGACCACGTCGAGCATGGTGTCCATGCTCTTGGCCTCTTCCACCGTGATGACCCCGTCCTTGCCCACCTTCTCCATGGCATTGGCGATCAGGTCGCCGATCTCGGGGTCGTTATTGGCGGAAATCGTTGCGACCTGGGCGATCTCGGTCTTGCCGGCCGTCGGCTGGCTGATGCCTTCGATCTCGTCCACCACCGCGGACACGGCCTTCTCGATACCGCGCTTCAGGGCCATGGGATTGTGACCGGCGGTCACGTTCTTCAGCCCCTCGCGGTAGATGGCCTCTGCCAGCACCGTGGCCGTCGTGGTCCCGTCGCCGGCGATATCGCTGGTCTTCGAAGCCACTTCCTTGACCATCTGGGCCCCCATGTTCTCGTAGGGGTCCTGCAATTCGATTTCCTTGGCCACCGACACGCCGTCCTTCGTGACGGTCGGCGAACCGAACTTCTTGTCGAGCACCACGTTCCGGCCCTTGGGACCCAGGGTGACCTTCACCGCCTTGGCCAGGGTCTCCACACCGCTCAGCACGGAGCGCCGCGCTTCATCCCTGAATTTCAACTGCTTTGCCACTGGTTCAACCCTCCTTGCATACGCTCAGATTCAGCCGCAACCGGACCTTGCAGGTTACGGTTCGGACACTCGATGACCTACGATACGATACCCAGGATGTCCTCTTCCCGCATCATGAGGTATTCGGAATCATCCAGATTGACTTCCGTGCCGGAGTACTTGCCAAAGAGGATCTTGTCGCCGACTTTGACTTCCAGCGACACGCGGTCGCCGTTGTCGCCGACGCGCCCCGGACCGGCCGCCACGACCTCGCCCTGCTGCGGCTTTTCCTTGGCCGTATCGGGGATGATGATACCGCCGCGCTGTACCTCTTCTTCCTCGAGGCGTTTGACCAGGACCCGGTCGCCCAAAGGTTGTACGTTCATTGCTTCCTGCTCCTTTCACTGGTGATAAGAACGCTGATTTTGAAATCAGCACGATAATGAATGATGATCTCGTCCGCTTTCTTACGTGCAATTTCCGTGCCACGATGGAGAAAGCCGCCCGCATAACTGGGTAATTGCATCTTAAATTATTGTTAATAAATGGGTTATGTACTTAGTTGAGAAACGCCGGATGATGCCGCCTTGCTATCCGGTTTTCTGCCAATCTGTCACATGCGCCAACTAGTGCCATTATGGCATTGCCAATATAACGCAACAGGCCAATTTAGCCATGCCGGTATGGCGTGTCAAGGGTAATTGCAAATCTGATTGTCAATGACCGGCGATGTGATATTTTACCTCTGGGCCGCCTGGCCGGTCCGAAGGTTCGGACTGGCACGTCTGCCGGTCCGGCCCGATCCCCAATGCCCATCAGACGCAACTACATGTAAATCATCGGAGCAGAAATCACAGGAGCTTTTCCATGCCCGTAGTGCCCTTCGACAAGCTCAACAGCCTGAGCCGCGCCATCTTCGAGGCGACCGGCATCCCGGCGGAAGACGCCCACATCCTCGCCGATCACCTGACGACCAGCAACCTGCTCGGGCACGATTCCCACGGGGTGTGGTTCATGCCCCGCTACGTCCCGTCCCTGCAGTCAGGTTACCGGCCCTGGGAAGACCATATCGTGGTGGCGGACCGGCCCGGTTTCGCGCAGATCGACGGGAACGGCGCCAACGGCATCGTGGCGGTGACGAAGGCCCTGGCCCTGGCGGTGGAGAAGGCGCGCAGCGCCACGATCGGCCTGGTTGCCCTGCGGAACGTATCCCACATCGGCCGGCTGGGCGACTTCCCCCCGCGGATCGCCGAACAGGGCATGATCGGCATGGTGGGACTCAACGGCGGGGGAGAATTCGTGGCGCCCTACGGCAGCGCCGACCGGCGCTTGCGGCCCGAACCCATCGCCTTCGCCGTGCCCCGGGAGAAAGGACCGCCCCTCATGCTGGACATGACGCTCAGCGTGGTCGCCGGCGGCAAGGTCGAGCAGAAAATAGAGCGCGGCGAGCCCATGCCGGACGGCTGGCTGATCGACCAGCAAGGCCGCTACGTGAACGACGGCAGCCGGTACCACGCCGAGCCGGACCAGGTGGCCGTACTGCCCCTGGGCGGCCTGCAGTTCGGCCACAAGGGGCACGGGTTGGCCATGATGATCGAGATGATCATCGGCCCCCTTTCAAATGCCGGATGCACAGGCGGCAAGGGCGGCGGCGGGATCCTGATCGCCGCGTTGGACATCGAGGCCTTCATGGACCCGGCCGACTACAGGGCGGAAATCGAAGCCCACGTCGCCTACGTGGGTTCGGCGAAACCCCTGCCGGGATTCGAGAAGGTATATGCACCGGGAGAGATCGAAGAAGTCACGCGGCAACAGCGGCTCGCTGAGGGCATTTACATCCCGGACAAGACCTGGACCACGATCACGGAAACCGCGGCCGGACTCGGCGTGGAAATGCCGGGTGTGTAGCACACGGTAGCACACAGGAGTATCCCATGCCCGACAAACCCGTACGCGTAGCCGTCTACGGAACCGGCCGGTTTGCGCAGGCCACCCACCTGCCCAACCTGAGCCGGATCGACGGCGTCGAGATCGCGGCGCTGTGCGATATCGATGAAGACGCGCTTCGCGAAGCGGCTGCGCAGTTCGGCGTCGACCGCACCTACACGGACGCCCACGCGATGCTGGAGGCCGAAAAACCCGACGCCCTCTGGTCCATCGTGCCGGCCTTCGCCCGCACCGACGTGGAAATCACGGCGGCCGAACGCGGCATCCAGCTCTTCAGCGAGAAGCCCCAGGCCATGGACATGTCCCTGGCGAAGCGGATCGACGCGGCGGTGCGTAAGGGCGGCGTCATCAGCACGGTAGGCTTCCGCGAACGGTACCGGCCCATATTCCGGGAAGCCCGGCGGCTGCTCCGGGACAAGCGTGTCGTGCACGTCCGCTTCCAGCAGATCGCGCATAGACCGAAGCCGCCCGCCTCCGCCCGCACCGCATGGTCGCAGCAGGTGGAGAAAGGCGGCGTCCGCTTCTTCGACTGGGGCGTGCACGCCACGGACTACACCCGGTTCATGACCGGGCAGAACGTAATCAAGTCCCAGGCCTTCCTGTACCATCCGGAGGAATACCATACGCCGCTCTCTTCGTCTTTTCATTACCAATTGTCGGACGGCGCCACGGCGACGCTGACCTTCATCGAGTGCGATCCGACCGGTCCCGGCGAGGAACCCTACTTCAAAATCTACTTCGACGGCGGGAGGCTGGCGGTATTCGGTTACGAACGGATCGAAGTGAACGACGAGGTCGTCTACGAGGCCGACCCCTTCGACCCCTGGCTGGCCCAGGACCAGGCCTTCGTCGAGGCGATCCGGTCAAACGACCCCGGACTCCTTCAAAGCGACTATCACGACGGCCTCCGGTCGCTCGCGCCGATCCTGGCCGGATGGTATTCGGCACGCCGGGAAGGGGCCCTCTTGGACGTGGAACGGTTTATCGAGAAGGCGTGATCCAGGCGGGATCCAGGCGGGATCCGTGCGAATCCTTGCGGTGTGGTTTTTGGCGGCGCAATTCAGGCGGCGCGAGACAGCCGGCGCGAATCCAGGTGCCGCAATACAACCGGCGCGATACTTCCGGCGCGCTATTTCCGGGAGACGACCATGTACCACAAAAGCACGCGTTACTTCGTTCTGTCCGCACTGCTGATCGCCATGGGATGCGGCGGACCGAAGGAAGATCTCACCCATCTGCTTGTTGCCGGCGGGCGGATCGGCGTCGTGATGGAAGACGAACGGATCGTCTCACTCAATTCGAAGGAGAACGAACCGGTCGTATGGACGTTGAGCCGGTTCGGTGGGGTGATCGAATCGTGGGACGCGGAGGGGTTGGCCGTCGTCGTGGATGACGTCGACGTGCCGGTAGGCCTGCTCGATACGTTTTCATCCGATCGCAACCGGCTCGTGGTCGAAATCACGCAGGCCGGTGGCAGGGACGGGAATCTCGGCGTATCGTTCGAGCCCATCGGCGATTCGGGATCCGGCGTAGTCGTCCGGATTTCCGACGATGTGGTGTTAGAGGGCTTGAGGCAGACCGAAGATGAGTTGGAATTGAGGATTTAGCGGGTGCAGGTGGCGGACTGCGGGAATGTTACATGTTGATCTGTAGTTTTAGTCACCTACACCCAGCGCTCCAGCAACTTCTCTTATTCGAGACAGACGCGCTGAAGCATAATCAGTCGCCTCGTACCGTTGAATTTGCTGCTCTTTCAATCCGAGCCGCTCTGCCAGGTCTTTCTGGCTCAAACCTTGGGCAATTCTCGCTTTGATCAGTATGGTCGGTATTTCTTTCACGGTTTTAAGCTGATCCAGCTTGAATTTGCCCGACTTCAATGATTCATATTCACGTAAGTCTGCTTCCAAATCGGAAAGCTGGCTACGCACTGCTTCTTTTTGCGCTTTCAAGATAAGCGGATGTACCCCCATCTCATCGCTCAGGCCTTCCAAGGTACGAACGAATCGTGATACCTGTGCTTTGGTAATTAGATATTGCCTCTCGTTCTTAATCAATTGAGATCTCCCAAATCCAGTGCGATTATCCCTTTTTTGTTTCCAGTGTGTTTGTCTGACTGGAAGAATTCATAGAATGACAGTCCGTCGGTACTCGCTGAAACAGATGCAGGAAACAATTCCCCCATGTACCTTGCTTTCTGGGTAGCCCTGCCGGAATCGAAAGTCAACAGGATGGGATCGAGAACAATCGGATCTACTCCGTTTTCATCCCAACATGCATCGAAGTCATTCGGCATGTTCTTGTTGGAAACAAAGCTACCGTCTAGATAGACCGTTCGACAACCGGCCAGTTTAAGATTTGACAGCGCTTCTCGAAGACCGGAAAGAAGTAACCGTCTCCATGGATTTGTCCCAAATCTAGTCGACACCTCTTCCCAGTCTGACCAGTAAACACCTGGAGGAAGGTTGCCGGAACTGTCGAAAACAGGTATCATTACACAACATATTAATTGTGTTGAAAATGTCAATTAGAACAGTCATAGTTAATAGTCGTAGTCTACAGGTATAACTCGCAGGTAATCATGGATGAGACATCACTCCACTGTGGTTTACAGGAATTCAGACTTGTCCCACAAAGCCTCCAGTACCGTCCATCTGGCCACCATCTCTTCCCCGTCTAAAATCCCATCTACGAGCCGAGAGAGATCCGTCCCCGAGTCCGCTGGCAAGTTATCAAACACTTTGATATCCTTGTGGATCCATCGCGGCATACTCAGAAACCGCCCGTTCCGCATGTACAGCGCGATCAGAAAATCGTTCACAGCCTGGTTGGCCAGGCAGTAGAGATGGATCCGGTCATCGGCGTCCTGCGCCTTTCGCCACTGGTCCCGAAACAGGGGCAGCCGATGCTGTGCTTCAGCAATCACTGACTTCACCAGTTCATCGGGCAGGTGCCCGAGCACCTCTTTCCACACCCTCAGCCGCCCATCCGAATCGACCAGTGAGTGGCAGTTCTGCAACTCCTCGGCAAGGATCCGTTGCTCGGGCGGCCAGGGCGGGCTGGGAAACGCCGCCAGCATATCTTCCACGGTCTGCCTGGTCCAGTAACGGATGTGGACCATCGCCCCGTCGAGCACCACGCTGTCGCAGGCCGGCTCAATCAGGGGCCCGTGCCGTATGTCCGGCCATTCGGCGATCAACCGCTGGCGATCGGCCTCTCGGGGAATGACCGGGCCGAAAACGAGCAGGTCGATGTCCGACTGGCGATCGGCATAACCTCTTCCCAGGGATCCACCCAGCGCCACGGCGCTCACTCCCTCGAGAAGCCGGATCCTTTCCACGATCTCGGCGGCCAGGGCGTATAACTCGCCAGGATCCCGGGACTTATCCGGCTTGAAGGATCCTACCTCGATTTCCCCATCCAACGCGCCATGATCGCCACCGGATTCATACAGCAACTCCAGGAAATCCCGCATCAGCCGGGACGCGGCCGCCCACGCCTTTTCAGGTACCCGTTCGGTCGCCAGCGTCCACAGGGCATCGCCCGCATTTTCCGGCGCCCTGGACAACCCGTTCAACCGGTTGCGCGCACCTTCGAGCCGCGACGGATAGTACATAATTTCCGGTAGCCCGTTCATCCCATAGAGCACGGTAGC
It encodes:
- the groEL gene encoding chaperonin GroEL, whose protein sequence is MAKQLKFRDEARRSVLSGVETLAKAVKVTLGPKGRNVVLDKKFGSPTVTKDGVSVAKEIELQDPYENMGAQMVKEVASKTSDIAGDGTTTATVLAEAIYREGLKNVTAGHNPMALKRGIEKAVSAVVDEIEGISQPTAGKTEIAQVATISANNDPEIGDLIANAMEKVGKDGVITVEEAKSMDTMLDVVEGMQFDKGYISPYFVTDSERMECSLDDPYILIHEKKISAMKDLLPILEKVVQQGKSMLIIAEDVEGEALATLVV
- a CDS encoding Gfo/Idh/MocA family oxidoreductase; the encoded protein is MPDKPVRVAVYGTGRFAQATHLPNLSRIDGVEIAALCDIDEDALREAAAQFGVDRTYTDAHAMLEAEKPDALWSIVPAFARTDVEITAAERGIQLFSEKPQAMDMSLAKRIDAAVRKGGVISTVGFRERYRPIFREARRLLRDKRVVHVRFQQIAHRPKPPASARTAWSQQVEKGGVRFFDWGVHATDYTRFMTGQNVIKSQAFLYHPEEYHTPLSSSFHYQLSDGATATLTFIECDPTGPGEEPYFKIYFDGGRLAVFGYERIEVNDEVVYEADPFDPWLAQDQAFVEAIRSNDPGLLQSDYHDGLRSLAPILAGWYSARREGALLDVERFIEKA
- a CDS encoding Ldh family oxidoreductase; the encoded protein is MPVVPFDKLNSLSRAIFEATGIPAEDAHILADHLTTSNLLGHDSHGVWFMPRYVPSLQSGYRPWEDHIVVADRPGFAQIDGNGANGIVAVTKALALAVEKARSATIGLVALRNVSHIGRLGDFPPRIAEQGMIGMVGLNGGGEFVAPYGSADRRLRPEPIAFAVPREKGPPLMLDMTLSVVAGGKVEQKIERGEPMPDGWLIDQQGRYVNDGSRYHAEPDQVAVLPLGGLQFGHKGHGLAMMIEMIIGPLSNAGCTGGKGGGGILIAALDIEAFMDPADYRAEIEAHVAYVGSAKPLPGFEKVYAPGEIEEVTRQQRLAEGIYIPDKTWTTITETAAGLGVEMPGV
- a CDS encoding helix-turn-helix transcriptional regulator, producing MIKNERQYLITKAQVSRFVRTLEGLSDEMGVHPLILKAQKEAVRSQLSDLEADLREYESLKSGKFKLDQLKTVKEIPTILIKARIAQGLSQKDLAERLGLKEQQIQRYEATDYASARLSRIREVAGALGVGD
- the groES gene encoding co-chaperone GroES, producing MNVQPLGDRVLVKRLEEEEVQRGGIIIPDTAKEKPQQGEVVAAGPGRVGDNGDRVSLEVKVGDKILFGKYSGTEVNLDDSEYLMMREEDILGIVS
- a CDS encoding nucleotidyltransferase domain-containing protein; the encoded protein is MLKRSPLSNPVEEAATQLGWWLRLPPTNLIDRGDHVRFRYALYLIIHQTATVLYGMNGLPEIMYYPSRLEGARNRLNGLSRAPENAGDALWTLATERVPEKAWAAASRLMRDFLELLYESGGDHGALDGEIEVGSFKPDKSRDPGELYALAAEIVERIRLLEGVSAVALGGSLGRGYADRQSDIDLLVFGPVIPREADRQRLIAEWPDIRHGPLIEPACDSVVLDGAMVHIRYWTRQTVEDMLAAFPSPPWPPEQRILAEELQNCHSLVDSDGRLRVWKEVLGHLPDELVKSVIAEAQHRLPLFRDQWRKAQDADDRIHLYCLANQAVNDFLIALYMRNGRFLSMPRWIHKDIKVFDNLPADSGTDLSRLVDGILDGEEMVARWTVLEALWDKSEFL